One Candidatus Bathyarchaeota archaeon DNA segment encodes these proteins:
- a CDS encoding flavin reductase family protein, with protein sequence MKTQQSIREGLRQLPIRPVYLVSMEHNGKKNIITIGMFAFFSGNPTLVGVGVAPKRHSYDLIRKSREYIVNVVDEKLMEAVRICGEHSGRDADKFKLARLTPVKGVKVNAPYIQESPVNIECKVVQEVDIGDHVWFIGEVQAANVNKDYDWKQGILFKWIGKDGFYYKVGKQLGKY encoded by the coding sequence ATGAAAACACAACAATCGATTCGTGAAGGATTAAGACAACTACCTATTAGACCAGTCTACTTGGTCTCAATGGAACATAACGGAAAGAAAAACATTATTACCATAGGTATGTTTGCTTTCTTCTCAGGAAATCCTACTCTAGTCGGAGTTGGTGTTGCACCAAAAAGGCACTCCTACGACTTGATACGAAAAAGCCGAGAATACATTGTCAACGTAGTTGACGAAAAACTAATGGAAGCAGTACGAATTTGCGGAGAACATTCAGGTAGAGATGCAGATAAATTCAAGTTGGCAAGGCTTACCCCTGTAAAGGGGGTTAAGGTTAACGCTCCATACATTCAAGAATCTCCAGTTAACATCGAATGCAAAGTCGTTCAAGAAGTTGACATAGGTGACCATGTATGGTTCATTGGCGAAGTACAAGCTGCCAATGTCAACAAAGATTATGATTGGAAGCAAGGTATACTATTCAAGTGGATAGGAAAAGACGGGTTCTACTACAAAGTGGGAAAACAGCTGGGGAAGTACTGA